Genomic window (Halobacteriovorax sp. HLS):
TTTTCAAGTATTACTTTTGCTAATTCTAAAGGAATTGACTCATATTTATCAAAATTCATAGCAAAGCTTGCTCTGCCCTGAGTTTTTGATCTCAAATCAGTACTATATCCAAACATTTCAGCTAAAGGTACCTCTGCTTCAACTACTTCTTTATTCTGCTTAACGTTCATAGCAAGAACTTTTCCTCTTTTCATATTGATGTCTGAAATAACGTCTCCAGTATAATCAACTGGAGTTACAACCTCTAGTGCCATAACTGGCTCTAAAAGACCAACTCCGGCCTTCTGACATGCATCTCTGAAAGCGGCCGAGGCAGCGATAATATAAGCGACTTCAGAAGAAGACTCTTCCCTATATGCTGCTGACAATAAAGTTACCTTTACATTTATAAACGCGTATCCAGCCATAGCACCACCTGGGGCAGTATCTCGAATACTTTTCTCGATGGCTTCAATAAATTCTTGAGGTAGTTCTCTCTTAGTAATATTGGAGTGAAACTCAATACCACTTTGGCAATCAGCAGGCTCAACTTTTAGAGTGACATGGCCAAATTGTAATTTCCCACCATACTCTTTATCAAATGTTGATTCTGCTTGAGCAGAACCTGTTACACTTTCTCTATACGAAACTTGTGGTTTACCAATTCTCACACCAACTTTAAATTCCCTTTCTAATCTATCTGCAATAATCTCTAAATGCAGCTCACCCATACCAAATATAAGAAGTTGTCCGGTTTCCTTATTATTACTATAAGTAAATGAAGGGTCCTCAAGCTTTAATCTTTCGAGGGCCTCCATCAACTTTTTTTCATCAGCAGTAGTTTTAGGCTCAATAGCAATAGAGATTACTGATTCAGGAAATTCCATAAGATCATAAATTATTGGCTTATGATTATCGCAAACTGTATCACCAGTAATAGTATCTTTTAGGCCAGATAGAGCGACAATGTCTCCTGCCTTAGCTTCAGCAAGCTCTGTTCTTTTATCTGCATGCATTTGCAAAATTTTAGTCACTCTTTCTTTTTTCTTTTTGAGAGGATTATAAATCGTTGCACCTTGCTTTAAAACTCCAGAGTAGATACGAACATAATGAATCATTCCTACAAATGGGTCACTAGCAATTTTAAATGCTAAGCCGCTAAATAGATCTTCAGTATCAGGTTTTCTCTTCTCTTCTTTTTCAGTATCTTTAGCGCTCACACCAATAACTTCACCTCGATCAATTGGAGATGGTAAGTATGCACAAATTGCATCTAGTAAAGGCTGAACTCCTTTATTCTTAAAAGCAGAACCACATAGAACAGGAATAAATCCTTTTTCAATAACAGCAGTTCTAATTGTCTCTTTAATTTTTTCAGTTGCTAATTCTTCACCACCTAAATATGCCTCAGCTAAGTCGTCATCATAGTCACATAATGATTCGATTAATTCTTCTCTGGCCATAGCGGCTTCATCTTCGAGTTCTGCAGGGATATCTTTAATTTCTACTGTAGCACCAAGGTTATCTGTACTAAAAAATAAACCCTTCATCTCTACAAGATCGATCATTCCTTGAAAGTCGTCTTCAACACCAATAGGCAATTGAATTGCTGCAGCAGTTTTTCCAAGCTTTTCTCTTATTTCTTCTAGGCAATTTTGAAAGTCTGCCCCTACTCTATCCATCTTATTAACAAATGCAATTCGAGGAACATTATATTTATCGGCCTGTGCCCAAACTGTTTCAGACTGTGGCTCTACACCAGAAACGGCATCAAAAACACCAACAGCACCGTCTAATACTCTCAGGGCCCTTTCAACTTCTATAGTGAAGTCAACGTGACCAGGAGTATCGATTATGTTTATTATTTGTTTTTCCCAGGTACATGTCGTCGCAGCAGAGGTTATTGTAATACCCCTTTCTTGCTCTTGTACCATCCAGTCCATAGTAGCAGCGCCATCATGAACTTCACCAATCTTATGACTCTTTCCTGTGTAGTAAAGAATCCTTTCGGTGGTTGTGGTTTTTCCAGCATCTATATGTGCCATTATACCAATATTTCGAATTTTACTTATTTGATCGGAGCTCATATTCCTTAAGCCTTAATTAATTTAGAACTATTAAAAATGGCTTCCAAGAGTCTAAACTCGAGGAAGCCATATAAATTGCGTATTAGAATTTTTTTAAATTACCACTTAAGGTGTGCAAAAGCCTTGTTAGCTTCAGCCATTTTGTAAACGTCTTCACGTTTCTTAACAGCTCCACCTCTACCTTGAGAAGCATCAATGATTTCGTCAGCAAGCTTATCAATCATTGTTTTACCACCTCTTTTCTTAGAATACTCTCTTAACCATCTAAGGGCTAAAGATTGTCTTCTGTTAGGTCTTACTTCTACTGGAATTTGGTAAGTAGCACCACCGATACGACGAGATTTAACCTCAACCGCTGGTTTAATATTTGAAAGTGCTTTTTTAAATACTTTCAAAGGCTCTTCACCTGTTTTCTTTTCTACTAATGCCATTGCACCGTAAAGAATTTTTTCTGCAGCTGATTTATTACCATCTGACATTAAATTATTTACACATTTTGCAATAACTACGTCTTGATACACTGGATCTGGTAGTACTAACCTGACCGGCGCTTTACGTTTTCTACTCATAAATCTCTCTCTTCAATTAGAAAATTTCTAATTTACTCTGATTAGTCTAGCTAATCAGCGGTTAATAACAATTACTTCTTTGGTTTTTTACAACCGTACTTCGAACGTCTCTGACCTCTTTTATCAACACCTGTTGCATCAAGAGCTCCACGAATTGTATGGTAACGAACACCTGGTAAATCTTTAACTCTACCACCTCTTAAAAGAACAATACTATGCTCTTGAAGATTATGTCCTTCTCCACCAATGTATGAAGTAACTTCAAAACCAGAAGTCAATCTTACTCTACATACTTTTCTCATCGCCGAGTTTGGTTTCTTAGGAGTTGTTGTATAAACTCTTGTACAAACACCACGTCTTTGAGGACAAGCAACTAGTGCAGGTGACTTTGTTTTTGTTGTCTTATCTGTTCGACCTTTTCTGATCAACTGATTAATTGTAGGCATTTCCCCACTCCTTATACTTCTATCGCAATTTTGCTAGATTAGCCAAATTGATGTATCACACCAATTTGGCCGTTTCAAGTTTTTTATACCATTAATGTAACAGATTCCTGCACAGTCTTTGTCTCTTCTTCCTCTACTACCGCTTCAAAGTCACGATATTTCGAAATTCCCGAACCTGCTGGAATTAGTCTACCCATAATAACGTTCTCTTTAAGACCACGAAGTGAATCCGCTTTACCTTCAAGAGCCGCTTGAGTAAGAACCTTTGTAGTCTCCTGGAACGATGCCGCAGAGATGAAAGAATCTGTAGTAAGAGATGCTTTAGTAATACCAAGTAGCATAGGTCTCCCTTTTGCTGGCTCGTAACCATCTGCAATCGCTTGCTCATTAGCCTCTTGGAAAGCTGTCTTAGTAACAGAATCTCCAACCACAAGATTAGTATCGCCTGGCTCAAGAACTTCAATCTTTTTAAGCATTTGAGAAACAATTACCTCAATATGCTTATCATCGATCTTAACACCTTGAAGACGGTAAACCTCTTGGATCTCATCAACAATGTAACGTGCTAATGCTTTAATCCCCATAACTCTTAAAATATCATGTGGATTAGAAGGACCATCCATAATTGCTTCACCAGCACGGATATAATCTCCCTCATTAACAATTACATAACGTCCCTTAGGAACTGAATATGTTACAGGATCTGTTCCATCTTCTGGCTTAACGATAATTCTTCTATTACCTCTAAGCTCTGGTCCAAACTCAATTGTTCCTGAAACATCTGAAATTTGAGCAGCGTTTGATGGCTTTCTAGCTTCGAAAAGTTCTGCAACTCTTGGAAGACCCCCTGTAATATCTTTAGTCTTAGTTGTTTCACGAGATAACTTAGATAGTGCATCACCTACAGAAATTTGATCGCCCTCATTAACCATAATGTTTGCGCCAACCTGTAGTCTATAAGTTGCATGTCTCTTTGTTCCTGGAACAATTATAGGATTTCCATTTTCGTCAACAATAGAAATTCTAGGCTGAACAGATGGATCCTTAGACTCAACAACAACTTTCTGAGTTAATCCCGTTACAGAATCTGTTTGCTCACTGATTGTTGAACCAGCAATAATATGCTCGTACTTAATCGTACCTGAAACTTCTGAAAGAAGTGGAATTGCAAACGGGTCCCATTCAATAATAGTATCACCGATATTTACATCTTCACCTTCTTTAAAGAAGATTTTCGCACCATAAACTGCTGGGTATCTTTCTTTCTCAGATCCACGAGCATCTTTAATTAGAAGCTCACCAACTTTATTCATAACAATCATAGAGCCATCAGCTTTTTGAGCAACAGTAACGTTGTCAAAACTTAAAGCACCAGCTGTTCTTACCTGAGTCTTGTTAACTTGTGCACCTGCAGTTGCAGTACCACCAACGTGGAAAGTACGCATTGTAAGCTGTGTACCAGGCTCACCAATTGACTGAGCAGCAATAACACCAACAGCTTCACCCATTGATACTTTTGTTCCTCTCGCAAGGTCACGCCCAAAACACGCTCCACAGAAACCATGCTTTTCTCTACAAGTTAGAACTGATCTAACTTTAATCTGATCCACATCGTGTTCTTTAAGAACTTCAATATCTTTCTCTGTTAGTAGATAATTTCTTGGGAAAAGTTCTTTTCCGCTTTCATCTAAGATTGCAGAAGAAGTGTATCTACCCATTGATCTTTCTGCTACATGCTCAACAATCTCACCAGCTTCAATTGTACTTGTTAGAACGATTCCGTCCTGAGAATCACAATCTTCATTTCTGATAATACCATCTTGAGCAACATCAACTAGACGTCTAGTTAGATAACCAGAGTTAGCTGTTTTAAGCGCTGTATCGGCAAGACCTTTACGAGCACCGTGTGTAGAAGAGAAGTATTCAAGAACCGATAAACCTTCACGGAAGTTAGATGTAATCGGTGTTTCAATAATTTCACCAGATGGCTTGGCCATAAGACCACGCATCGCCGCTAACTGTCTCATCTGAGCTGCAGAACCCCTCGCTCCAGAGTTCGCCATCATATATAGTGCATTAAATGAAGGTGCATGAATATCTTCCTCACCCTCAACATCACTTGTAAAAGTATCAACTGAGATTCTTTCAAGCATAACTTTTGTTAAGTTCTCACCTGTTTGTGCCCAGACATCAACGATCTTGTTGTATCTTTCTCCATTCGTAATCGAACCTTCGTTATACTCTTCAGTAATCTTTGAAACTTCACCATATGCTTCATTAAGAATATTTACTTTCTCTTCTGGAATAATCATATCGTGAACGTTAATTGAAATACCTGCTTTAGTTGCTTGATAATAACCAAGTCTCATTAAAGCATCCGCCAGAAGAACAGTTTCTTTTTCAGAACCAACTCTATAGGCCTTATCAATTAAAGCAACTAGTTCCTTCTTACCGAGAACTTTGTTGATATCTTCATACTTAAGACAGCTTGGAATAGCATCGTAGATAAATGTTCTACCGACAGAAGTTTCAATTAGTCTTCCGTCAACTCTTACTTTAACAGGAGCTTGTAAGTGAAGGTTTCCTGAGTGATAAGCGAATTGTGCCTCTTCTTTAGAAGCAAATACTTTTCCATAACCTCTTGCATATGGACGAATTCTAGTCATGTAGTAAAGACCAAGAACAATATCCTGAGAAGGAACGATAATTGGAGATCCATCTTTTGGAGAAAGAATGTTGTTAGTCGACATTGCTAGAATTCTACATTCAATTTGAGCCTCTAGTGAAAGAGGTACGTGTACTGCCATCTGGTCACCGTCGAAGTCAGCGTTAAAGGCTGTACAAACAAGCGGGTGAAGTTGAATAGCTTTACCTTCAATAAGAGTTGGTTCAAATGCTTGAATACCAAGTCTGTGAAGAGTAGGTGCACGGTTAAGAAGGACAGGGTGCTCTTGAACAACTTGCTCAAGGATATTCCAAACCTCTTCTTTTTGTTGATCAACCATTTTCTTTGCAACTTTAATAGTTGTACAGTGACCAAGCTCAATTAATTTGTTGTAAATAAATGGCTTGAAAAGTTCAAGTGCCATTAGCTTAGGTAATCCACATTGATGTAGTCTTAGAGTTGGACCAACAACGATAACCGAACGACCAGAATAGTCAACACGTTTACCAAGTAGGTTTTGTCTAAAACGACCTTGCTTACCTTTTAACATATCAGAAAGTGATCTTAGTGGACGCTTATTAGCTCCAGTAAAAACCTTTCCTCTTCTTCCATTATCAAAAAGAGCATCTACTGCTTCTTGAAGCATTCTCTTTTCGTTTCTAATGATAATTTCAGGAGCATTTAACTCTTTAAGTCTCTTAAGACGATTATTTCTATTGATAACACGTCTATAAAGATCGTTAAGATCAGAAGTTGCAAATCTACCGGCCTCTAGAGGAACTAGTGGTCTTAAGTCTGGTGGCAGCACAGGAACAACATCCATCATGAACCACTCTGGCTTATTATCAGATTTTAAAATTGACTCAACAACTTTTAATCTTTTAACAAACTTAGTTCTGGCCATCTCAGTCGTAGCGGCCTTCAATCCTCTTCTTAGTTCTTTATTTTCAAGATCTAAGTCGATTTTTCTAAGCATATCTTTTACGATTTCTCCACCCATACCGGCTTCGAATTCAATTCCTTGCTCTTTTAATTCGTAATATTGTTGCTCAGAGATAACTCTACCAACCTCAAGTCCACCATCTTGTCCATCACTAGATGAAGCTGTAACAATAAAAGCCTCATAATAAAGAACTTTTTCAAGTTCCTTTAAAGTTAGGTTAAGTAGTGCACCAAGACGAGATGGTAGTGAACGTAAGAACCAAATGTGTGCAACAGGAGCAGCAAGCTCAATATGACCACATCTCTCTCTTCTTACTTTTGAAAGTGTAACTTCAACACCACACTTTTCACAAACAACACCTCTGTGCTTCATTCTTTTGTATTTTCCACAGATACATTCGTAATCTTTAACAGGTCCGAAAATTTTTGCACAGAAAAGACCATCTCTTTCTGGCTTAAAAGTTCTGTAGTTAATAGTTTCAGGCTTTTTAACTTCACCAAATGACCATTCACGAATTGTGTCAGGAGATGCCATCTTTACAGAAACGGCTTCTACACTGATTGGATCTTTTGGTTTATCAAAAAAGTTCAGTAAGTCTTTCATGCCTAATCCTCATAATTTCCTCTGGGGGCAAGCCCAGAGGATTAATAATTAATTAAAAAATTCTTCTTCAGTACTCTCATCAAGCTTAACGTCTAAACATAATGCTTGTAGCTCGCGAATAAGAACATTGAACGATTCAGGAAGACCTGGTTCAAGAACTTGTTCACCTTTTACAATTGATTCATACATTCTTGTACGACCAATAACATCATCAGATTTAACAGTTAAGAACTCTTGAAGAGTGTAAGCCGCACCATATGCTTCTAGTGCCCAAACTTCCATTTCCCCAAGTCTCTGACCACCAAACTGAGCCTTACCACCAAGTGGCTGCTGAGTTACAAGTGAGTAAGGACCTGTAGAACGTGCATGAAGTTTCTCATCTACAAGGTGATGTAGCTTAAGCATGTACATAGCTCCAACAGTTACATCTTCCGCAAACGCGTCACCTGTAATACCGTCAAATAATGTAGTCTTACCGTTAGTTTCAAGATCAGCAAGAGCAAGCATGTCTCTGATTTTTTCTTCCTTCGCACCATCAAATGCTGAAGTAGAGAATCTAACACCTGTAGCTAATTGATCCGCTACCGCTTGAACTTCTTTATCACTTGCTTTCTTAAGCCAATTTTTAACTTCTTCAGTTTCATAGATTGCATAGATATAGTCTTTGATTTCGGCCATAGCTACTTGATCTTCAATTAAAGCCTTCATCTTTTCACCAAGTCCACGACCTGCCCAACCTAAGTGGAGCTCTAGTAGCTGACCGATGTTCATACGAGAAGGAACCCCAAGAGGGTTAAGTACAATTTCAACTGGAGTACCGTCAGCTAGGAATGGCATATCTTCTTGAGGAAGAACGTTCGAGATAACACCTTTGTTACCGTGACGACCGGCCATCTTATCACCAGACTGAAGCTTTCTTTTAATTGCAACGTAGATAGTAACTTTCTTGATTACACCTGGAGGTAATTCATCTCCTCTATGGTGCTTAGCAATTTCATCATTCGCTTTTTGACGAACTCTGTTGATTCTATTTCTAACGTCTGCAAAGTATTCACTTAAACGTTCTTCTAGTGATGCTTCAAGTGGTAAGTAACCAATCAATTCGAAAGGAATTGACGATAGAGCTTGACCAGTAATATCTACACCTTTTGGAAGAAGTTCAGTTGAACCATCTTCAGAAACAAGCTTATCAGTAGTTTTCGCACCTTTTAACATTTCTGCAATTTTAAGGATTGAAGATGTTTGAATTGCTTTAATTTGAATTCTTTCATCTCTTCTAATAAGAGTTGTTTCTTGCTCAATAATCTCTTTAGAACGGCTACAAAGCTCAACACCTTCACGTGTATAAACTTTTGCATCAATAACAGTACCACGTACTGAAGATGGAGCTCTAAGAGAAGTATCTTTAACATCTCCAGCTTTATCACCGAAGATCGCTTTAAGGAGTTTTTCCTCTGGAGAAAGTTGTGTTTCACCCTTTGGAGTGATCTTACCAACAAGAATATCTCCTGGCTTAATGATCGCACCAACACGAATAATACCAGCTTCATCAAGATCCTTAAGAGCTTCTTCTGAAACATTTGGAATATCACGAGTGATCTCTTCTTTACCAAGCTTTGTATCTCTAGCTTCTACTTCATAACTTTCGATATGAACTGAAGTGAAAACATCTCTAGCAAGAAGTCTTTCATTAATTAGAATCGAATCTTCATAGTTGTAACCACCCCATGGCATAAACGCTACAAGAACGTTTTGACCTAGAGCTAAATCACCTAATTGCGTTCCTGGACCGTCAGCGATAACCATACCCTTAGATACGATATCACCTTCTTTAACAAGAGCTTTTTGGTTATTACAAGTATTCTGGTTAGTTCTTTGATATTTAACAAGTTTGTAGATATCAACGCCAGATTGTCCCTCTTGGAACTTATCTCTTTGAATAACAATTCTGTTAGAGTCTACGAAAATAACTCTACCACTATGTTTTGCGAAAAGAATTGCACCTGAATCTCTTGCAACAGTACTTTCAATTCCTGTTCCAACGATTGGAGCATCTGTTCTTACAACAGGCACGGCCTGTCTCATCATGTTCGACCCCATAAGTGCACGGTTTGCATCATCATGCTCCAAGAATGGAATCAAAGATGTTGCAATCGAAATCATCTGTTGAGGCGAAACGTCCATTAGCTCAACTTGATCCTGAGGAACAAGTGTGAATTCACCGGCCGCACGAGATGGAACGTGTTCACCGTGAACTTTTCCATTTTCGATATGATTAGAGTCAATCTGAGCAATAACTTTTCCTTCTTCTTCAAATGCAGAGAAATACTTAGCTGCACCAAGAGTAAGGTCTTCGTTAACTGTTTGATATGGAGTTTCAATAAATCCATACTCAGAAACTCTTGCAAATGTAGCAAGGGAAGTAATTAGACCAATGTTTGGTCCTTCTGGAGTCTCAACTGGACACATTCTTCCGTAGTGAGTTGAGTGAACGTCACGTACTTCGAAACCAGCTCTCTCTCTTGTTAGACCACCAGGTCCAAGTGCAGAAAGACGTCTCTTGTGAGTTACTTCAGAAAGTGGATTTGTTTGATCCATAAACTGAGAAAGCTGAGAAGAACCAAAGAATTCTTTAACTGCAGCTGACACTGGTTTTTGGTTAACAAGATCATATGGCATCATTGTTTCAATTTCTTGAATCGCCATTCTTTCTTTAACAGCTCTTTCCATTCTTACTAAACCAACTCTAAATTGATTTTCAAGAAGTTCACCAACTGCTCTTACTCTTCTGTTACCCAAGTGGTCAATATCATCAACTTTACCTTTACCGTTGTTAAGTTCAACAAGGTACTTAGCAGTCATTACAATATCTTCTTGAGTTAAAACTGTATTTTCTACAGGTACATTTAATCCAAACTTATAATTAATTTTCATACGACCAACTCTTGAGAGGTCATATTTTTCTTCGTTAAAGAATAAGTTTTGGAATAGAAGTTCTGCAGCTTCTACTGTTGGTGGCTCACCAGGACGAAGTCTTTCAAAGATTTTAATAAGCGCATCTTCTTTAGAATCTGTCTTATCTAAAAGAAGTGTATTTCTTACTTGATCACCAAAGTTGATCATATCAATGTAAAGAACTTTAACTTCGTTTATACCAGCGGCCATGAGTTCTTGGATCTTAGCTTCAGAAATGGCTTCATTAGCAAGACAAAGAACTTCACCTGTATTTTCATCAAAAATATCTTCTGCTACAACTTTACCAACTACTTCTTCAATTTCAGCAGATAATTCAGTTACACCAGCATCAACCATTTTTCTTACAGATGCTTTTGTATATTTTTTCCCTTTCTTAACAAGTGCAGCACCTGTTTTCGGGTCAAGTATATCGTTAAACGCTCTTGTTCCAATCATATTGTTGAAATCAAGCTCTCTTGAGAAACTTCCGTCTTTTGCAAACTTTAATGTTTCCATTTCGTAGAACATTTCAAGTAGGTCTGTAGTAGAGTAACCCATTGCTTTTAAGACAACAGTTGCGTGTAATTTTCTCTTTCTATCAATTCTGGCAAAAAGAACATTCTTGTGATCAAACTCAAAGTCTAACCAAGAACCTCTATGAGGAATAATACGTGCAGAATAAAGAAGTTTACCACTTGAGTGCTTCTTTCCTGAATCGTGTTCAAAAATAATACCAGGAGATCTGTGAAGCTGAGAAACAATAACTCTCTCAGTTCCGTTGTAAACAAATGAACCTGTGTCGGCCATTAAAGGAATATTTCCAAGATAAACTTCTTGTTCCTTTATTGATGATACAGTTCTTTGTTCGTTTCCGTCTTTATCTACAGTTAACTCGTAGAATACTAGACGAACAACCACTTTAAGTGGTGCTTCATAAGAAAGGCCTCTTTGGCGACACTCTTTTACAGAGTATTTTGGCTCTTCTAATGTGTAACTAACAAATTCCAATGAAACAGTTTTGTTGAAATCGTGAATAGGAAAAACAGAGTGGAAAACTTGTTGTAGTCCAACCATTCTTCTTTGTGCATGCGGCACATCAGCTTGAAGAAAATCTTCAAATGATTTCAACTGTAGATTCATGAGTGGAGGGGTCTCTAGTACTTTTGGAGCTGTAGAAAAACTCTTGCGGTACCATTCATTCGGCTTAAAAACCTCAGTCATTTGATGTCTCCTAGAGAGAAGAAAATATGTTTAAAATCGATTATATTTATTTTTTTGCAAAATACGCAAAAAGGTGTGAATACGCGTCCGTATTCACACCGTTAATTTTTTTATAATAGAGTTAATCTCTATCAAAAGTTAAATGCAATAGCAAATTACTTAAGCTCAGCTTTCGCACCAGCAGCTTCAAGTTTCTTCTTGATTTCTTCTGCTTCTGCTTTTTCTACGCCTTCTTTGATTGCTTTTGGAGCACTTTCAACTAGTTCTTTTGCTTCTTTAAGACCTAGACCAGTGATTCCTCTAACTTCTTTAATTACGTTAATTTTCTTAGCACCTGCTTCAGTAAGCATTACTGTAAATTCAGTTTGCTCTTCTGCTGCTGCACCAGCAGCTGCACCAGCTACTGCAACAGGAGCTGCAGAAACACCAAATTTTTCTTCTAATTCTTTAACTAGTCCAGCAACTTCAAGTACTGACATTGATGAGATATGCTCGATAAATTGTTCGTTTGTGATTGACATATAAAACTCCTAAAATTTTTTAAAATAATAATTTATGACCCTGTGGGTCTTTTTGTTTACTTCTTACTCTTCAGTTGCTTCAGCTGGCGCTTCTTCGGCTGCTGCAGCTTCAACAGGAGCAGCTTCTGCTCCAGATTCCTTTTGCTCTTGAATTGCAAATAATACTCTTGCTAATGCAGAAATTGGTGCATTGAAAGTAGCAAGTAATGTACCTAACATTTCATCAAGTGAAGGAAGATCTGCAAGGTGCTGAACTTCTTCGATAGAAAGAACTTTTCCATCTAAAAGACCGCCTCTTAGCTCAACTACTTCATGTGCCTTTCCAGCTTCTTTTAAAGCCTTCGCAACACCTGGTGCATCTTCAAATGCGAATGCAACAGCTTGTGGACCCTTAAGACCTGACAGTAATTCCTCTGCCACAGTCCCTTTAGACGCAAGTCCAAAAAGAGTATTTCTCGTTACTACTAACTTCCCCTGGCTTTCTCTAATTGTCTTTCTTAGAGCAACACCGTCGTTTGAAGTCAGTCCGATAACGTTTGTGAGAAAAATACCCTTCGCATTTTCGATGTCACTTTTAAGTGAGTCGATAATAACGCCTTTCTCATCTCTGGTTAACATAAAACCTCCGTTTATAATTACCTACTGGTTTTCCAGTAGGTTTGGAGGGAGTTTCGGCTGGCTTTACACGCTCAATTCCTTGAAGGCGTAACCGGCTTTCTTCAACCCTATCTATTTAGCTACGTTTAACGCTTCTAAAGTATCTACTTTAATCCCTGGACCCATAGTTGTACTAACAGTCAGTGATTTTAAATAAGTTCCTTTTGCAGAAGCAGGCTTAGCCTTAACGATTGCAGAAACAACTGCATTAACGTTCTTTCTAATATCTTCAGCAGAAAAAGAAACCTTCCCTACAGGAACGTGGATAATACCAGTCTTCTCTGTACGGTACTCAACCTTACCAGCTTTTTGCTCAGCTACGGCCTTAGCAACATCTGGAGTTACTGTTCCAAGCTTTGGGTTAGGCATAAGACCTCTTGGCCCTAAAACTCTACCAATTCTACCTAACTTACCCATCATGTCTGGAGAAGCAATCACTCTGTCGAAATCTAACCATCCACCAGCAATTTTTTGAACGATATCATCACCACCAGCAAAATCTGCACCAGCCTCTTCAGCTGCTTTAATTTTGTCACCAGAAGTAATCACACACACTCTTACTTCTTTTCCTGTACCAGCAGGAAGAGCAAGTGCTCCACGGATCATTTGATCAGCATGTCTTGGATCAACACCAAGTCTAAATGCAAGATCAATTGTTTCATCAAATTTTGCAAAACTAGTAGACTTTGCAAGTTCTAATGCTTCGTTGATTGAATATTGTTTACCAGCCTCAATTTTTGAAGCGGCTTCGATATATTTTTTTGACTTTAATTTAGTCATAATAAAACCCCTTGGTACAAACGAGCCTTCGCTCTCCCATTTAAAATTAGTAATCTAACTTAAGACCCATCGCTCTTACTGAACCTTCAATTGTTCTTTCTGCCGCTTCTTGTGATGCTGCT
Coding sequences:
- the rpoB gene encoding DNA-directed RNA polymerase subunit beta — translated: MTEVFKPNEWYRKSFSTAPKVLETPPLMNLQLKSFEDFLQADVPHAQRRMVGLQQVFHSVFPIHDFNKTVSLEFVSYTLEEPKYSVKECRQRGLSYEAPLKVVVRLVFYELTVDKDGNEQRTVSSIKEQEVYLGNIPLMADTGSFVYNGTERVIVSQLHRSPGIIFEHDSGKKHSSGKLLYSARIIPHRGSWLDFEFDHKNVLFARIDRKRKLHATVVLKAMGYSTTDLLEMFYEMETLKFAKDGSFSRELDFNNMIGTRAFNDILDPKTGAALVKKGKKYTKASVRKMVDAGVTELSAEIEEVVGKVVAEDIFDENTGEVLCLANEAISEAKIQELMAAGINEVKVLYIDMINFGDQVRNTLLLDKTDSKEDALIKIFERLRPGEPPTVEAAELLFQNLFFNEEKYDLSRVGRMKINYKFGLNVPVENTVLTQEDIVMTAKYLVELNNGKGKVDDIDHLGNRRVRAVGELLENQFRVGLVRMERAVKERMAIQEIETMMPYDLVNQKPVSAAVKEFFGSSQLSQFMDQTNPLSEVTHKRRLSALGPGGLTRERAGFEVRDVHSTHYGRMCPVETPEGPNIGLITSLATFARVSEYGFIETPYQTVNEDLTLGAAKYFSAFEEEGKVIAQIDSNHIENGKVHGEHVPSRAAGEFTLVPQDQVELMDVSPQQMISIATSLIPFLEHDDANRALMGSNMMRQAVPVVRTDAPIVGTGIESTVARDSGAILFAKHSGRVIFVDSNRIVIQRDKFQEGQSGVDIYKLVKYQRTNQNTCNNQKALVKEGDIVSKGMVIADGPGTQLGDLALGQNVLVAFMPWGGYNYEDSILINERLLARDVFTSVHIESYEVEARDTKLGKEEITRDIPNVSEEALKDLDEAGIIRVGAIIKPGDILVGKITPKGETQLSPEEKLLKAIFGDKAGDVKDTSLRAPSSVRGTVIDAKVYTREGVELCSRSKEIIEQETTLIRRDERIQIKAIQTSSILKIAEMLKGAKTTDKLVSEDGSTELLPKGVDITGQALSSIPFELIGYLPLEASLEERLSEYFADVRNRINRVRQKANDEIAKHHRGDELPPGVIKKVTIYVAIKRKLQSGDKMAGRHGNKGVISNVLPQEDMPFLADGTPVEIVLNPLGVPSRMNIGQLLELHLGWAGRGLGEKMKALIEDQVAMAEIKDYIYAIYETEEVKNWLKKASDKEVQAVADQLATGVRFSTSAFDGAKEEKIRDMLALADLETNGKTTLFDGITGDAFAEDVTVGAMYMLKLHHLVDEKLHARSTGPYSLVTQQPLGGKAQFGGQRLGEMEVWALEAYGAAYTLQEFLTVKSDDVIGRTRMYESIVKGEQVLEPGLPESFNVLIRELQALCLDVKLDESTEEEFFN
- the rplA gene encoding 50S ribosomal protein L1; amino-acid sequence: MTKLKSKKYIEAASKIEAGKQYSINEALELAKSTSFAKFDETIDLAFRLGVDPRHADQMIRGALALPAGTGKEVRVCVITSGDKIKAAEEAGADFAGGDDIVQKIAGGWLDFDRVIASPDMMGKLGRIGRVLGPRGLMPNPKLGTVTPDVAKAVAEQKAGKVEYRTEKTGIIHVPVGKVSFSAEDIRKNVNAVVSAIVKAKPASAKGTYLKSLTVSTTMGPGIKVDTLEALNVAK
- the rplL gene encoding 50S ribosomal protein L7/L12, producing the protein MSITNEQFIEHISSMSVLEVAGLVKELEEKFGVSAAPVAVAGAAAGAAAEEQTEFTVMLTEAGAKKINVIKEVRGITGLGLKEAKELVESAPKAIKEGVEKAEAEEIKKKLEAAGAKAELK
- the rplJ gene encoding 50S ribosomal protein L10 → MLTRDEKGVIIDSLKSDIENAKGIFLTNVIGLTSNDGVALRKTIRESQGKLVVTRNTLFGLASKGTVAEELLSGLKGPQAVAFAFEDAPGVAKALKEAGKAHEVVELRGGLLDGKVLSIEEVQHLADLPSLDEMLGTLLATFNAPISALARVLFAIQEQKESGAEAAPVEAAAAEEAPAEATEE